In the Hordeum vulgare subsp. vulgare chromosome 7H, MorexV3_pseudomolecules_assembly, whole genome shotgun sequence genome, one interval contains:
- the LOC123412708 gene encoding serine carboxypeptidase-like 34, translating to MATSSLSWLRVLLLAAAVLASATVGVTARHHRPGFEKIFDAQEADRVEMLPGQTAEVGFRHFSGYVTVNETHGRALFYWFYEAAHDVAKKPLVLWLNGGPGCSSVGYGAMMELGPFLIQKGKPELALNPHSWNKDANMLFLESPAGVGFSYTNTTADLGQFGDNLTAHDAYSFLVNWLDKFPQFKGHDLYIAGESYAGHYVPQLAEKIVHMNKKAARAHKINLKGILIGNAAIDASSDDRGLVDYAWDHAVVSDEVYTAVKNNCMFPDDGVESDACDHAWNDFFNAMNDIDLYSLYTPACTKSMVNSTASSPRRRSKLAGVGTPLGKLHRGGRPYYNAYDPCGDYHIIDYLNRPDVQKALHANVSGAIPYRWEPCSDALTNWTDAPASTLPAIGKLVKDGIRVWVFSGDTDDRVPVTSTRLALKKLGLATKKEWREWFTSDQVGGYTVVYDGLTFVTIRGAGHMVPMITPVQARQVFAHFLTGDELSAKAIVA from the exons ATGGCCACTTCGTCGTTGAGCTGGCTGCGCGTGCTCCTCCTGGCCGCCGCCGTCCTCGCTTCGGCGACGGTGGGGGTGACGGCGAGGCACCACCGCCCCGGGTTCGAGAAGATCTTCGACGCGCAGGAGGCGGACCGGGTGGAGATGCTCCCGGGGCAGACGGCGGAGGTCGGCTTCCGGCACTTCTCCGGCTACGTGACGGTGAACGAGACGCACGGCCGCGCCCTCTTCTACTGGTTCTACGAGGCCGCCCACGACGTCGCCAAGAAGCCCCTCGTCCTCTGGCTCAACGGAG GACCTGGATGCTCGTCGGTAGGGTATGGGGCGATGATGGAGCTCGgtcccttcttgatccagaagggAAAGCCTGAGCTTGCCTTGAACCCCCACTCATGGAACAAAG ATGCAAACATGCTCTTCTTGGAGTCCCCTGCTGGCGTTGGCTTCTCCTACACCAACACCACCGCCGATCTCGGCCAGTTCGGCGACAACCTCACCG CCCATGACGCATACTCTTTCCTCGTGAACTGGCTGGACAAGTTCCCCCAGTTCAAGGGCCACGACCTGTACATCGCCGGCGAGAGCTACGCCGGCCACTACGTCCCGCAGCTCGCCGAGAAGATCGTCCACATGAACAAGAAGGCCGCGCGGGCgcacaagatcaacctcaagggGATCCTGATCGGGAACGCCGCCATCGACGCCAGCTCCGACGACCGCGGCCTGGTCGACTACGCCTGGGACCACGCCGTGGTCTCTGACGAGGTCTACACCGCCGTCAAGAACAACTGCATGTTCCCCGACGACGGCGTGGAGAGCGACGCCTGCGACCACGCATGGAACGACTTCTTCAACGCCATGAACGACATCGACCTCTACAGCCTCTACACCCCCGCCTGCACCAAGTCCATGGTcaactccaccgcctcctccccacgccgccgCTCCAAGCTCGCCGGCGTCGGCACGCCGCTCGGCAAGCTGCACCGTGGCGGCAGGCCCTACTACAACGCCTACGACCCCTGCGGGGACTACCACATCATCGACTACCTGAACCGCCCCGACGTGCAGAAGGCGCTGCACGCCAACGTCTCCGGCGCGATCCCGTACCGTTGGGAGCCGTGCAGCGACGCGCTGACCAACTGGACGGACGCGCCGGCGTCGACCCTGCCGGCCATCGGCAAGCTGGTGAAGGACGGGATACGGGTGTGGGTGTTCAGCGGCGACACCGACGACCGCGTGCCGGTGACCTCGACGCGGCTCGCGCTGAAGAAGCTCGGGCTCGCGACGAAGAAGGAGTGGAGGGAGTGGTTCACCAGCGACCAGGTGGGCGGGTACACGGTGGTCTACGACGGGCTCACCTTCGTCACCATCCGCGGCGCCGGGCACATGGTGCCCATGATCACGCCGGTGCAGGCCAGGCAGGTCTTCGCgcacttcctcaccggcgacgagctctccGCCAAGGCCATCGTCGCTTAG